The following is a genomic window from Helicobacter sp. NHP19-003.
AAAACCTCCAAGAGGGCTAAATTAGAATTGGCCTTTAGGGCATAGCAAATGAGCGATTTACGCCCCTTAAAGACTTCTTTAAACTCCAAAAAGGCGTTTTGCACACCCTCCAAATCGTAAAGATAAAAGGGGGTTTTGTCCGCCAGAGCGGTGATTTGTGTGGGGTCTAACACTAAGAGATTTTTCTTGCCGCAAGCGCTTTTAGGGCGTGGGCTTCCCCGATTTCAAAGGCTTTTTTATTCAGCTCCACGACCTTAGCGGGGACTTTGGCGATCATTGTTTTTAAGACTTGTTCCTTGTCCACACAGCCCGTTAAAACGACTGTGATCGCCAACGCCACCACCGATTGCGTGATGATATTGCCGACCTCTTCTTTGGCAATGGCGATGATGGGGAGTTTATAGAGCTGAAACTTCGCTTCGTCTTCGGGTGTGGGTTGGACTAAATTAGGATCAACCACCATAATCCCCCCCTCTTTGACATCGTTTTTAAAGAGTTGGTAGCTGCTCTGCGCCACGGAGAGCATAAAATCAACCTCGCCCTCTTTGGCATAAGGGTAGATGATTTCATTGGGGCTTAAAATAATATCCACCTTCGTGGGACCACCTCTAACCTGGCTTGTGTAAGTGGAGGTTTTAGTGCCAAAGCCCCCGGCGGCAATCTTGGCTTCGGCTAAAATTTCGCCCGCCAAAAGCACGCCCTGCCCACCCACGCCCGTAAAACGCAATTGTGTTTCCATGATTTTCCTTATGCTTTTTTCTTGGCTAGGGCAGCATCGATCACGCCTTGGTAAGCTTGGCAATACTCCACTTTAGAAGTGTCCTGCCTGAGCACACCTGTGGGGAATTTGCCCACGCGCTCTTCAGGGGTCATTTCCTCGTATTTACGGCGACTCACAAGACGCGACTCGATCCATTTTAAAGTTTGCGCCGCTTCGCCCATTTTATTTTTGCGCCCTAAATTAATGTGGCAGTTGCTATGCACATCCACGAAGCTAAAACCCTTGTGGCTAAAGCCATCGGCGAGGATGCGCTCTAGTTTTTTGGGTTCAAGCACGCTCTCACGGGCGACAAAGCTCGCCCCCGCTGCCATTGCGATCTCACAAGGGTCAAAGCTATTGTCGATGTTGCCTGTTTGGGCTGTCACCGTCCACATGCCATTAGGGGTTGTGGGGGAAGTCTGCGAATTTGTCAAGCCGTAAATGAAGTTATTCACCAAAACTAAATTTAAATCAATGTTACGCCTGCAAGCGTGGATGGTATGGTTGCCTCCGATGGCAAAGCTGTCGCCATCGCCGGACACCACGATGACATGCTTGCTTGGGTTAGCCATTTTAATGCCTGTGGCGTAAGCTAAAGCCCGCCC
Proteins encoded in this region:
- a CDS encoding 2-oxoacid:acceptor oxidoreductase family protein produces the protein METQLRFTGVGGQGVLLAGEILAEAKIAAGGFGTKTSTYTSQVRGGPTKVDIILSPNEIIYPYAKEGEVDFMLSVAQSSYQLFKNDVKEGGIMVVDPNLVQPTPEDEAKFQLYKLPIIAIAKEEVGNIITQSVVALAITVVLTGCVDKEQVLKTMIAKVPAKVVELNKKAFEIGEAHALKALAARKIS
- a CDS encoding 2-oxoglutarate ferredoxin oxidoreductase subunit beta, whose product is MAFDYDTYLRVDKTPTLWCWGCGDGVILKSIIRAIDALGWDMDDVCFVSGIGCSGRMSSYVNCNTVHTTHGRALAYATGIKMANPSKHVIVVSGDGDSFAIGGNHTIHACRRNIDLNLVLVNNFIYGLTNSQTSPTTPNGMWTVTAQTGNIDNSFDPCEIAMAAGASFVARESVLEPKKLERILADGFSHKGFSFVDVHSNCHINLGRKNKMGEAAQTLKWIESRLVSRRKYEEMTPEERVGKFPTGVLRQDTSKVEYCQAYQGVIDAALAKKKA